DNA from Brassica napus cultivar Da-Ae chromosome C4, Da-Ae, whole genome shotgun sequence:
taagctcgatatgttttcttttttctttaaccCATCAAATTTCACTTTAATGAATTAACTTGCTGTTCAAattaattggaattatccaacattcatTACACGCTCAATTCAATCAAAGGCCCGATAATTGTATGATATGCGAGACTTCATAGTATTGATATACGGAATATACACCTTTGCTTGGACTTTGTACAGAGGCGTCATTGTATTACACGAACCCATTCTTTTACTCATTACCAAGTAGTTACCAAAAGCACAAACAAACAGTGTAAACTTTTTTAAATCTtagccaaatttaaattaaacaaaacaccAAATACAACCATAAAAGTGTGATCAAGAAAGTTGACACACATATTGacaattgatatattttaataatccaAAATAACTTTTGATGAATCTCATTGATGAAATCAATATTTTGAAAGATTTGATAGAATTTCTACAAATACTATATCTAATAaccttggatttataaaagtttttataaataccttATTCAATAAAGGAGGATTTGAAAAAAACCCTGAAATTCTAAGAAACTCCCAATCCAATAATCCCCACTTAATGTTCTGTATCCactaaaatctatattttaatttaaaaatcaaattaaataactaagatatctaaaatttattaaaatgatattatttcatgataaataaaaacttgattattttaaagttaataactaaataatcaatttagcgaataaaaataatagcatacatagatatataataattatatgattaaatatataattatttatatatacatataccatATTGGATTAGAAAATTCTTTTTAACGAattacatattaatatttttttgttctatagAATTACcaatatctaaatttttaaaatcaaatcgAAATATATGTTACGTATATTTTGCAGGACTAGGAGGCCATTACAAATGGTCTGATTGAAAACTGAAAAGGACAGAAATAAACCCTTTAGAATATGATGTATATATGTTCTTTGTATAATAAGTGTAATTATGCCATTGACAACAATAAACTGTTATCTAATAGCACCGGAGAAGGAAGACATGAACGGAGGCATACggatcttcttctctttttcttcctGAATAAAGCACAACAAACAGCTAAAAtattcaaacaaacaaaaaaatcacgTGGCTAAACCAGCTTCCTCAACATCTTCATTCCAAATAGGTCTATACGTTCGGTGGTCCGTTCGGTTTCGGTCCGGGTGATTCGGATTTTCAGATTTTCGGTGTTATGTTCATAAGTACTATTCGGTTTTTACTAgttatcggatcgggttcgatTCGATTCCTtccgggttcggttcagatcggatttaaccaatgtttaaaatcgtacaaaaatatatttttaaaaacctcgaaaattgaccaaaaaattttcaaaatatataaattatttacaaatctaattaaaaattagttaaactatttaaattaactaaaaagtatgaaaaataacaaataaaagaaactacaaaaatattttgaatactctaaaatatctaaatcaccttaatatatataaaaacattaacatatttaactaatttcggaTATATTCGGATCCtaattcggatttcggttctgtTCGAGTTATAACCAAAGTCCAAAGTAGTAAGCTCATAAGTCTCATTCagatatttttgtaaaacagttcggattcggtttctGTTTTTCCGATTCAGGTTAAAGTCGGTACTTTAGGTTAAGTTAAAAACGTCCGGGCCTAAttccaaattttagcaaaaagaaaaaaaaaaaaaaaggaaaaaacatcTTCATACTTCGAAGTTCGAATTAATTTGACTTGTAGGTCGGTAATTCAAACTCATACGATTCCATTCTACAAAATACAAACACGTCTCCATATGCTCTAATAAGAAACCACGTCGATCTGTGTCTCCTCTCTTACTTTTTCtcattcatttaatatatattaatcaatcATACATTTGCTAATTACATTAATAACAATATTAACCACCCTAAtcaataaatatacaataaaaacaaCACGCtaaattaatatctattttttgataaattaggatagtaaaattaatcTGATAATCTAATTTTGAGATGAACAACAAAATAAGCTTAAATTTTGGATTTGGATAATTTTAGTATTAACAGCACAAACGATAACAGACAATAAACGATGAAAAACTATACTTAGCCACCAAATTAAGTAATTAACTAAAAAGAcaacaataaattttctttttcaagaaaatcaaGCTGTTCGTCactaaaaatatacatatacactTTTACCACACGTATACGGCTATACAAACGGTCATAACTATTTATCAATtaacttctcttatatatagCCTCTCAATAATCATAAACTCTCTCgtcattagaaaaaaaataactcAAACGATTCACGGGGTTCACTTGAATCGTTTGATTTTTCCTATTTTcgtaaaatagtaaaaaaatggCCAAAGCGCCACCGTCAatctctctcctcctcctcctctccgcCGCCATATTTCTCGCTCTCCCGGCCGTGATCTCTGCCATAGGTGTCAACTACGGCACTCTTGGAAACCTCCCACCACCTACTGAGGTGGCAAATTTCCTCAAGACTCAGACTTCTATCGACAGCGTCAAGATTTTCAATGTGGATCCTAATATCCTCCGTGCCTTCGCCGGTACCGGGATCTCTGTCGTTGTCACCGTCCCTAACGGTGATATTCCGGCGTTAGCTAACGGAAGGCAAGCTCGTCGATGGGTGTCGGCTAATATTTTGCCGTTTCATCCTCAGACGAAGATCAAGTACATCTCCGTCGGAAATGAGATTCTGCTCACCGGAGATAATAACATGATCTCGAATCTTTTACCGGCGATGAGGAATCTTAACAAAGCTTTGGTCCGTGCTGGTGTCAGAGATGTTAAGGTCAGTTTTGCCTTTGTTTTTCTTACTCTCAAGATTTTTgctatttttggtaaataattaaattaaattatagttACGTGTCGTTAGCATACAAATTTCAGATCTTATGAGGTCtaatttgctaaatttatgatGATCTTTATAATAAAACTTTGAAGATATCTGTTTGAATTTGTTATTGCAAGTGACGAAGTGTTTTTTGTCTACGTAACTTCATTATTTGAAAAGTCAGCGAATGATAATTATTCAAGTTCcgaccatatatatatagactaatCCACGCGAGCATGATTATCAGCTGATACATTTTTTggtctttaaatttttttttttttttttgttttctgataaaaaataaaaatttaatatgaacTAATTGcaggccgccacgtgtcagtggggcccgCAAACAGTTAGGGACAACCCGTTACTTAAATAGGGATATTTGAGCAAAGTTTATAGCAAAAAGGTGATAAATCTCATACCAAAAACACTGGGGACCAATATTGGAACTACCAATAATGTTGTTCTTAGCGTCCAATACTCTAAGGTTGTCTTTACATTAGGACATGTTGAGATGATGACATCAagtttactttctttttcttttgagcaAACATACGATTCATTCATAACAAAAAAGTTTACTGACTTGATAAGTAATAATTTTATTCTAATgtacttttttgtttaattgcaACTGGATTCAGGTGACAACCGCACACTCACTTAACATCATAGCCTATGACCTGAACGGTGCACCAAGCAGTGGTCGCTTCAGACCTGGCTGGGACAAAGGCGTATTGGCTCCAATCCTAGCTTACCATCGCCGAACCAAGTCTCCTTTCATGATCAACCCTTACCCTTACTTCGGTTTCGACCTCAAAAACGTCAACTTCGCCATCTTCCGTTCACCGTACAAGGCGGTCCGTGACCCGTTCACCCACAAAATCTACACAAACATGTATGATGCTCTCATGGACTCGACTTACTCAGCCATGAAAGCTCTTGGCTACGGTGATGTTAACATCGTCGTCGGTGAGACTGGCTGGCCTTCTGCCTGCGATGCGCCTTGGTGCTCTCTTGAAAACGCGGCTTGGTTCAACAAAAACATTATCAAACGTTCACAAAGACAAGGAACACCTCTCATGCCTAATAGACGGTTCGAGACTTACATTTTCGGTTTGTTTAATGAAGAAGGCAAACCCGGTCCAACCGCGGAGAGGAACTGGGGGCTTTTCCATTCAGATTTCTCCCCGGTTTACGACGTTGGTCTCCTCAGAAACGGACAAGGTGGTGGCGGTCGTCCAGCACCAGCCTTGCCTGCTCCTAGTACTGCCGGTGGTAAATGGTGTGTGGCCAAGTGGGGAGCCAGTGATGCGCAGTTGCAAGGGAATATTGACTGGGTGTGTAGTCAGGGAGGTGTTGATTGTAAACCGATTCAAGCCGGTGGTTCGTGCTTTAACCCGAACAGCATGAGGACGCATGCGTCTTTTGTGATGAACGCTTATTTCCAGAGAAACGGTCGCACTGATGGGTCGTGTAATTTCAGCGGAACTGGTGTGGTCGTAGGAAACAACCCAAGCAATGGTGGTTGTAGATACTAAGTGAAAGTCTCTTAAGAGATTTGTCTATGTAGCATTGTTTGGAAATACCTAACGTAATGGTTGTGAGTAACTTTTCATGGGTTGGAGAGATGATCAGCTTTGTGTTTAATTTCGTATATTCTTCTAATTTTaaggtttatttatttattccttTTTGTGTCGATTACtttgatttgaataaataaaggGAACTTATCATGATGTTTGCTTTTGACATACGCTTAAACGCGTTGATTTCGGTGTCTTGTGGTCTTTATATGTTTGATTCAGATGGTCCATCAACCTATAAAGCAATATAAACGTTAGAACATACTCCTAAATGCCGATTCCTCGACCAATCATACTTTGGTAAGTAGGGATGAAATCTATATATTACTCTCAAAATTGAGATATATGTTACCAGCTCCGTACAATGTAAGGCTCATTAGTTGTGACCGTAGATACTttagaaaaccaaaatttagttCAGAGTCGTATATGTCAATCAATTAAATTTTCCTTTCTTTCAAAAACCTACGGCAAAAATAatctttagaaaataaaaatgatggtAGAAAGCtgtatttccaaaataaaaaattag
Protein-coding regions in this window:
- the LOC111211363 gene encoding glucan endo-1,3-beta-glucosidase-like, producing the protein MAKAPPSISLLLLLSAAIFLALPAVISAIGVNYGTLGNLPPPTEVANFLKTQTSIDSVKIFNVDPNILRAFAGTGISVVVTVPNGDIPALANGRQARRWVSANILPFHPQTKIKYISVGNEILLTGDNNMISNLLPAMRNLNKALVRAGVRDVKVTTAHSLNIIAYDLNGAPSSGRFRPGWDKGVLAPILAYHRRTKSPFMINPYPYFGFDLKNVNFAIFRSPYKAVRDPFTHKIYTNMYDALMDSTYSAMKALGYGDVNIVVGETGWPSACDAPWCSLENAAWFNKNIIKRSQRQGTPLMPNRRFETYIFGLFNEEGKPGPTAERNWGLFHSDFSPVYDVGLLRNGQGGGGRPAPALPAPSTAGGKWCVAKWGASDAQLQGNIDWVCSQGGVDCKPIQAGGSCFNPNSMRTHASFVMNAYFQRNGRTDGSCNFSGTGVVVGNNPSNGGCRY